The segment GGGTTCTCCAATCGACGGGGCCCTCGACGCAGCAGGCGCTGGCGACGGCGCTGAAGGTCAGCCCCCGCAACGTGACCGGACTGGTGGATGCGCTGGAGGCGAGCGGGCATGTAGAGCGCGCACCTCATCCGACCGACCGGCGGGCGACGCTCGTCACCCTCACCGGGCTCGGCCTCGACGTCATGCAGCAGATGGTCGCTCAACGCGAGCAGATGGCCGACGACCTCGTCGCCGAACTCGCACCGGCCGAGGAGGCGGCGCTCGCCGCGGGCCTGAAGAAGCTGGCGGACCGCTACGAGATCATGCTCGCCGCGGCGCGCGAGCGGAAGGATATGCCGTGACATCCGCATCTGTTCCGGCGTCCGCCACCGCGACGGAGGCGGCCGTGTCGGGTCCCGCCTTTCCCGAGGAGACGCGAGGCGATCGCGCGAAACGCCTCGCGCGGCGTGCGGCCCAGATGGAAGCGGCGGGATGGGTCAGCCTCGCTCGGCTCATCTTCTTCCGACCGCGGGTCCCGGCGGGAGCGGTCGCGGTTCCCTATCACCGGCCCGTCACCGGCA is part of the Microbacterium sp. ET2 genome and harbors:
- a CDS encoding MarR family winged helix-turn-helix transcriptional regulator, which encodes MSDALRILDGVMRLAELVQRDMAEPFAGTSLTVSRAALLWVLQSTGPSTQQALATALKVSPRNVTGLVDALEASGHVERAPHPTDRRATLVTLTGLGLDVMQQMVAQREQMADDLVAELAPAEEAALAAGLKKLADRYEIMLAAARERKDMP